The DNA region TCAATATGTTTCAACCCTTTTGTACAAAGCTTAATGTCAGGTCATTTATGTAGTCAGGTACTTATGATCTCAAGTTTGATTCTGATGAGTACTTTTGACAGCGAACATAGAGGTGATGCTTTCTGGAGAAGCAGAAGATTAGTGCAAAAGAGAGCACAACAAGAAACTTACCTCGGAAACTCTGTTGAGCTTCTCCCTTGCAGCCTGCAAGAGTTGTGGAAGTTCACCATCCCACTTGTAGAATTCCAACTGCTTCTTATCAAGTATCTTCTCAGCAATCTACATCAGAAGTTCCCATCAGAGAATGCAGAAAACCCAATCCCAAAAACCCATTGGGGAATAAGGAGCAAGGAAGGCGAGGTGGcctttattttattaccttCTTCCCAATCATTTGACCACCAGCACTGTGGCCGCAGTAGATATTGTAGAAATGGCAAATAAATGCCAGAGCATCCTTCTCAGAGAGATCCTCGAGAAAACTTGCATAGCGAACTCCAGGATCAGATGGTTCAGGGATGGCTTGGCCTTGGTCTTTGAACCACTCCAGATCTTTAGCCAGATTATCCGATCTCTCCAGACCCGTGTTTCTGAACTCAGCATCTGATATGAAAAGCAAATATATTAAACTTGCAAACATTATCAAGTGAAGACCAACCCGATGATCAAAGAAAATGATGGCCACACAAGAATCATCTGATGAACTGATATCACACCCGACAACCAGAACTtcataaatttcataattcaTAGCAATCTGTTAACTCACAGCAAGGATGGGCAGCCTTGTGAACAATTCCCTCAAGGGTATAAAACACCATATAACTGTCAACCAGGAACTTCAGGTACCCTTCAATGGTGGGCTCCCACTTAGCCACAGACCGCTCCTCGGGCCCCTCAGCCTCCTTCTCTCCCCCTCTTGCCTGCTCCCTGGTGTGCAGTTTCATTGCAGCGGATCTCATCTCATCTGCAAAGCCGCCATGCTTGATCCTGGGTACTTCAACAGGCGCTGCTTCTGTCAGGGTCATCTTGGTATATTTCCCAAGGCGCTCTTTATTTTGATCTTGCTCTGCTCATGCGAGGTAGCAACACCGGATAGGTCGCTTGGGGCTGATCTCAATTGGTTATTGCTTGGAGTAACATTGATGAAAGCAAAGAGGAAGTGTTGGGACAGTTTTTTATGTAAGATAAGATTGATGATATGTGGAATTGCGAGCTAAGCATACTGTCTGTGTGCAAGCCCATTCTGTTTGCCTCATGGGACTTCTggtaatattaatattaaaaatcagTTGAACACGTTGGCGCTTGCTGGAGTAGAAAGCTTCTTATTATTCTTCTCCATCCCTTCCCGTGTTTGCTGATCAGCTGGAAAGATGACTCACCGTAAGTAGCCTCTGTTTAGCCTGTTTAATCCATCATGATGAAAGTTTTCTCAACTTGAGCAAGCCAAGTTTGAATCCATTGATATATGATTCCCGACCTACAAATATCTACCCTGATCTCAGGGCATAAAATCCAGAAGAGTTCATAATGATTGGTCCAGAGCGCAGATATAAATTGTGCGCTAACAACTTTAATTCCAATACTTTTCCAAACTTAGACTTAAATATTGTTTCGCCAGACTAACAATATGGTACATTCGATATCACTGAGTTACATTAAGGAAAATAATCGCTTGACTGAGAGCTGAACCTTTGCTATTTTAGGTAGGTAAGAAGCTTCTGGTGTAGCTATATTTTCCTTATGGATTAACAAGGCAACTAGGACTTATGGTTACATAATAGAACATCGAACTTTCTTTGAACATGCGACTGTACAGAAATAATACTTCCAAGTTCAATTGGATGGAGGATGGAGGATTTGCAACGCGAGGGATTGTTTACACATGACCTGTAGAGTTTAAGATCGTTATTCTTTCTCGTGAGCTATGCATCATATCAGTATCAGACGAAGTATGTCTCCTGAGTACTTGAATGACTTATCCGTCTCTTCCAAGCAATGGTTCTTCTCCTCCCTAGTCCAACCCTATCAATTACCAGAACAAATCTTCATCTATTAACACATAACAGAGATAAACAGGAAATTTATCATGCTTGATCATCTATCACTAGCACTGATAGCGATTGTCCCTGACTTGATTTTACTTTTACGAATAGTTCTAAAGCCATCACAATCTGTATCAGATGGTTGTTTTCGCATGCAAATGCCATGTTATAAAACTCGTGATGGGGCAGAAGCAGCATTATTGTGAGTAATTAACTACTCAGGGAAGAATGGAATGTAATTGCTATAGAAAAAGGTCCTGACTCATGTGGCCATCCCATTTATTCATCACTTTCGTATCAAAATCGATATCAGATAATTTATACAACCAAGAAACTAATGACCTCAGGTTTGCTATTTATAGGCATGCTTAGATGGCGGGTATCACAGTGGCGTTTTTCGATAATCAGAAGATTAGTGCAAAGGGAAGGTGCAGAGAAAGTTACCTCAGAAACTTTGTTGAGCTTCTCCCTTACATTCTGCAGGAGGAGGGGAAGGTCACCATCCCACTTGTAGAATTCCAACTGCTTCTTATCAAGTATCTTCTCAGCAACCTACATCCAATTTACCAGCAGAGAACATGAAAACTCGATCTCAAATCTCCATAAGTGATGAAGAACAGAGATCAATGAAAGCAGAGATGGACTGTGTTTCATTACCTTCTTCCCGATCATTCGACCACCGGCACTGTGGGCGAAGTAGATGTTGTAGAAGTGGCAAATGAATGCCTGAGGATCCTTCTCAGATAGATCCTCGAGAAAACCCGCGTAGCAAACTCCGGGATCAGATGGTTCAGGAATGTTGTGGCCTTGGTCTTTGAACCACTCCAGATCCTTAGCCAAATTTTCCGATCTCTCAAGACCGGTGTTTCTGAACTCAGCATCTATAAGTGAAAAAGACAAGATGGTATTAGTCATCATGATTCAGGACTCGCAAAAACAAAATATCGACCACTGAGAGAATAAAAGCTTCTGCAGatgctgattttttttttaccattcACAGCTGTATTCACCCTTGGAAATAGGACCTGTCTTAACTCTAAAGACTATTCGACCAAAATTGACAGATGAACATAGTCAAATGAACACACTCTTGTAACAAATCAACTGGGAAGAATCAGGACACATGGTAGTTGCCCTTGTCTAAGCTTTGATCTATGTCATGTTACAACAGGTATACGTCGAGTGGGACCTGCTGTATGCGCACTTCCCAATGATCATAACAGTCTCAAATTCCAATTATGCCCTTGGGAATCCGGCCAATATAAAGGTATAATCTTATGATGGTTCATTAAAGTGGATGATCAGAAAAGAACATATATGATGGCCCCACAAGAACCATTCAATCAACCAATATCATGCCGCACCGCGACAATCAGGAActtcataaaatttaataaatcaaatcaaacaaTTAACTCACAGCAAGGAAGGGCAGCCTTGTGGACGATCCCCTCGAGGGTATCAAAAACCAGCTTACTGTCCACCAGGAACTTCAGGTACCCTTCAATGGTGGGGTCCCACTTAGCTATGGACCTCTCCTCGGGCCCCTTGGCCTCCTTCTCTCCCCCTCTTGCCTGCTCCCTGGTGTGCAGCTTCATCGCCACGGACCTCATCTCGTCCACAAAACCGCCCTGCCTCCTCCTGGGCACCTCAACCGGGGCTGCTGATGTCAGGGTCATCTTGGGAAATTCCTCAAGGTGGTTCTTGATCTTGATCTTGATCTTGATCTAGCTCTGCAAATTAAGCTCCTTGAAGGGACAGAAGAGGTGGGCAGGGGTCGTTTTCAAGTGGGTGTATGCTTAAATGATAGCCAGGATGGGAAAAAATAGCGATCGGGAATTGGAAGTGTACAAGGTAGCCTTCCAgcagagaaaagagaaaaaagggttgtgaataagaaaatgaaagatttGGACCAATGAAAAGGAAGCAAAGGAAAAGGAATGGATTAAGGAGTGACGTCGAAGGCAAAGAGATAATGGTTGGGGACCCGTTTTGTTTTCCATACTATGGGCAAGATGGACGGATGAAAAGAATGAATTGTTTTAATACGAAAATAATGACTTGGGGATGGTGCAACCTTCCATTATTGCAGCAGCAACAGTTTCCTTCCCTGCAAGGTCATTGTTTTTGCCTTGTGGGACTTGGTAAGATCATCAATGGTATAGTAATAGCCAGTTGACTCCGTTGGTGCTTCCCAGTCCTCGGAGagttccttctttttcttcttcttccatgaCAGCCTTCGCTGATCACCGCAAAGCAGCGTGCAACAATTCCTGAGACCGGGATCAGTTGTGGAGCTTTTAAGATATCAGAATTGGGATCAGAAAACTTCCATTTCATGAGCTGTGTAAGGTTCACACGGGGAACTTGCCAAGGCAAGATTTATCTAGCTCGATGAAATCAACATGGCTTAAAAACTTGAGAAGAGATGATGCTGAATGAACCGTAATAATGACAGTATGCGAACTTGTTTAGGCCGTCGGCATTGATCCATTTTTGGCATAAAGTAAGAGATTATTCGGCTCGATCATGGAAAATAGACTCATTACGCTAAGGGGATACATCAAAGGCACGTGTGTTGTCCCTAAGCTTAATAAGTGTTACGTTGTATCACATGAGTGCTGATGTACTACGACTTTGAACCAGAAACCTGGAAACAATTTCACGTGGTTTTCATCGTGAGACTATACAACttaataaattttccaatCTACCGTTGTCTCTTGCCTTATCCTTTCCCTACAGCTTTTAATGAATTGATGCAATAACAGGGCAGGGCTTATCCAATCGACGGCAAAAgtacattaattttttttttcccataatGAAACGAGGCAAGTCCACTACAGAAGTCCACTACAGAAATAAAACAATTACTAACTACAGAGGCGGGGTATGGAAGCCCCAATAATATTGCCAAATAGTAGCAGTCCAAGGTCAATCGGGGGGTTATGATTGGTATGAACCCCTAACGGCAATGGGAGTGCACGACGAGTCAACCGGTCAGCGCAAGCATTTCCCTCGCAGAAAGTGTGTAAGATGTCCACCTCCCAACTTCGTGTCAGCATTTCCCGAATGGAACTCACAAGTGACACAAGGTGTGGAGCACATGGTTCACGGGAGCAAATCAGTCAACGTACCATCTCGGAATCAACTTCCATAACCAATCGTCGGTATCCAAGTCTCCAGGCTTCATCAAGACCTGTTAACACTCCCCAAAGTTCAGCAGCCACTGCAGTAGATATCTCGATCATTTGTGCAAAACATGCGATCCAATTCCCGTCATCATCACGAAGTATTCCTCCCACACCAGCCAGCCCGGGATTACCCAAAGAAGATCCGTCTGTGTTTAGCTTTATCCAGCCCAGTTGAGGACAAATCCAATGCAAAGATCATGGTTGGTTTGATCCTCGCAGATTAGAAAGCGGACACTAGACGGTCGACCACTTAGCAGAGGTGATTCAAATTGGAGAAGCATAATGTGCAGAACTCCTGCTTTTAAGCATTTTGAGAAAACGAGCAAATATTCACATGCTTTCAGAAATTTGTTTTTCTGGAATGCTCCTCAGTTCACTCTTCACAAGCGGAAGGCATCGTCACTGTCGTAAACAGAAGTTCTGGATATGCTTTCCATATAATACTCATGGAACGGAACTCTAGGGACAAACTTTCACGCCAAACAGGTTGCACAACAAAAAGATTAATGAAACTGCTTAATGATTAAGATTCTTAATTATACAGATTAGCTTAGGTTTTAATCTTGCTCCTAAGACGCTTTAACCCTATAGCATCGTACATATGTGTCACTGTATGTATCAATCCTGCATATCAGATGCATGgagtgggagaaaaaaaaaaaaaaaaaacaaaaatcgaACTACTTGGCGACTTGCTCAAGGATTGGGATCTTCTTCCATGTCTCCTCCACCCCGCTTATTTGCAGAGGCGGCAGAGAGAACACACTAACAGTCGAGCTCTTGCTTCTAATCTCCTTCAATACCCGTAAAGCAGATACCGTGCTCTTCATGTACAGGCTCTTCATGTGCTCTATCTCTATGAGTTCTTTGTTCTGTTTAAGTATGCCTTCATTGTCAATGGAGCAGGAGGTAGAGGTGGAGGTTGATGGATCAGACCCTTCCTCTGCATCTCCATTGCCATTGGCTGCGGCCTTGGGTAAAGAAGGGGATGCAATTTTCGGGAAGAGGTGGTCGAGCATTGCCTCACACTCTTTCACAAGCTTGTAAAGGAGGTCGGTGGTGAAGAAGGGCTGCTGCAGGACCTTTTGGATAAAGGGTAAGCGGATTAGGGCTCCAGTTCTTTTGTCATACTTCTTGAGTATCTTCACAAGACCTGCAAAAGAACCAAATGTCAACCTCATCAAACCGCTATGACTTATTCGGAAATTTAATCATCATCGTAGTCTAGTCTCAAGACTTGCATAACGCATCAAACAGAGCATATTGATGGATATTCCATAAACTACTGATCTATGAGTCTTTTTGGGCCTAAAACCCGCGTAACACAGTCTGCATTTGGGATCTTATATCTTTACGAATCATGGATGAAGATTTAGCAATAAATGAATCACGTGCGACCAAACAAAAATGTGAATATGATTAACCAGACAATCATGACCATGGATAGCTAGGATTTTCCTGGCAATTGTCCCTCTAAAGATATTTTCTTGCCTGTGGTGAAGGGACTATGGAAGCTCAGCTAGGATTTTCTTGGCAACTTTCCCACTAGAGATATATTC from Punica granatum isolate Tunisia-2019 chromosome 3, ASM765513v2, whole genome shotgun sequence includes:
- the LOC116201079 gene encoding heme oxygenase 1, chloroplastic-like, whose translation is MTLTEAAPVEVPRIKHGGFADEMRSAAMKLHTREQARGGEKEAEGPEERSVAKWEPTIEGYLKFLVDSYMVFYTLEGIVHKAAHPCYAEFRNTGLERSDNLAKDLEWFKDQGQAIPEPSDPGVRYASFLEDLSEKDALAFICHFYNIYCGHSAGGQMIGKKIAEKILDKKQLEFYKWDGELPQLLQAAREKLNRVSEGWTMEEKNRCLEETGQSFKYSRNIFRLILM
- the LOC116201078 gene encoding heme oxygenase 1, chloroplastic-like — encoded protein: MTLTSAAPVEVPRRRQGGFVDEMRSVAMKLHTREQARGGEKEAKGPEERSIAKWDPTIEGYLKFLVDSKLVFDTLEGIVHKAALPCYAEFRNTGLERSENLAKDLEWFKDQGHNIPEPSDPGVCYAGFLEDLSEKDPQAFICHFYNIYFAHSAGGRMIGKKVAEKILDKKQLEFYKWDGDLPLLLQNVREKLNKVSEGWTREEKNHCLEETDKSFKYSGDILRLILI
- the LOC116202075 gene encoding SPX domain-containing protein 1-like — encoded protein: MKFGKSLSNQIEETLPEWRDKFLSYKDLKKKLKLIDPNRRTGERPGKRPRVDAGEASDGGTMSKEEIEFIQLLENELEKFNSFFVEKEEEYIIRLKELQDRVAKSKDLNEEIIKIRREIVDFHGEMVLLENYSALNYTGLVKILKKYDKRTGALIRLPFIQKVLQQPFFTTDLLYKLVKECEAMLDHLFPKIASPSLPKAAANGNGDAEEGSDPSTSTSTSCSIDNEGILKQNKELIEIEHMKSLYMKSTVSALRVLKEIRSKSSTVSVFSLPPLQISGVEETWKKIPILEQVAK